The following coding sequences lie in one Thalassoglobus polymorphus genomic window:
- the eboE gene encoding metabolite traffic protein EboE, with the protein MSLSTLPLSYCTNVHPGQTVSEVIHGLTEYTIPARKQLGERVAAGLWLPATAISEVRGDRAKLEELQQVLAEGDLVCYTLNTFPYGNFHSERVKENVYLPDWSTQERFDFTFQSAQVLAELMPEGVEGSLSTVPLGFKGFQQGEDFLPECFDRLLNLAVKLDELHDETGRVLRLAIEPEPLCVLETTVETIGFFKKLYDTAMTRKQLDIVQRHLGVCYDVCHQAVEFEDVKQSIADLSSTGIRINKVHITCALRLESPGENIDARNQLAQFVEPRYLHQTFAESEERTISIVDLSNEFCSDPPEEFREADEWRIHYHVPVHEESVGELKTTRDDLKAAIQAVAKLEYAPHLEVETYTWNVLPNEEKVSLVDGLVRELSATRELLKEAAN; encoded by the coding sequence ATGTCTTTAAGTACACTCCCACTCAGTTATTGCACGAATGTCCACCCCGGACAAACGGTTTCGGAAGTCATTCATGGGCTGACTGAGTACACAATTCCTGCGAGGAAGCAGCTTGGTGAGAGAGTCGCAGCTGGCTTGTGGTTACCGGCGACTGCGATTTCAGAAGTCAGAGGAGACCGGGCGAAACTCGAAGAGCTTCAGCAGGTTTTGGCCGAAGGCGATCTGGTCTGTTATACATTGAACACATTTCCCTATGGGAATTTTCATAGTGAGCGTGTGAAAGAAAATGTCTACTTGCCTGACTGGTCGACGCAGGAACGCTTCGATTTCACCTTTCAGTCTGCTCAAGTTTTGGCAGAATTGATGCCAGAAGGAGTCGAAGGAAGCCTTTCGACGGTTCCACTGGGCTTCAAAGGTTTCCAGCAGGGTGAAGACTTTCTGCCGGAATGTTTTGACCGGCTCTTGAATCTGGCCGTGAAGCTAGACGAACTACATGATGAAACGGGTCGAGTGTTGAGGCTGGCGATTGAACCGGAACCGTTGTGTGTCTTGGAAACCACGGTCGAGACGATCGGTTTTTTTAAGAAGTTGTACGATACAGCCATGACACGCAAACAACTGGATATCGTCCAGCGTCATCTCGGTGTTTGTTACGATGTCTGTCATCAAGCGGTTGAGTTCGAAGATGTGAAACAGTCGATTGCGGATCTGTCGTCGACAGGCATCCGAATCAATAAAGTCCACATCACGTGTGCTTTACGGTTAGAGTCCCCCGGCGAGAACATTGATGCTCGGAATCAATTGGCACAATTCGTCGAGCCACGGTATCTCCACCAGACTTTTGCTGAAAGCGAAGAAAGAACGATTTCCATTGTGGACTTGTCGAACGAGTTTTGCAGCGACCCGCCAGAAGAGTTTAGAGAAGCTGATGAGTGGCGGATTCACTATCATGTGCCGGTTCATGAAGAGTCTGTCGGAGAGCTGAAAACGACACGAGACGACTTGAAGGCAGCGATTCAAGCAGTGGCCAAGTTAGAATATGCCCCTCACTTGGAAGTGGAAACATACACTTGGAACGTGCTCCCGAATGAGGAGAAAGTGAGCCTCGTTGATGGCTTGGTCCGCGAACTTTCAGCGACTCGAGAGTTGCTGAAAGAGGCTGCGAATTGA
- a CDS encoding DUF2752 domain-containing protein, which yields MSLNSTRSYPITQSIRWLLLAGSVCVLGGFYTASTVDPDPRGFGTHQQFGFPPCSFRVFIGVPCPSCGGTTSVAYFVRGQWISSLKSNTAVFVLAFLGLVYLPWSLLSLKAGRLLGVVTPSHFGATILVTLSVIAVVQWGWRLLN from the coding sequence ATGTCATTGAATTCAACACGTTCCTATCCCATAACTCAATCCATTCGCTGGCTTTTGCTGGCAGGGTCTGTTTGTGTTCTGGGTGGATTTTATACAGCTTCAACCGTTGATCCCGATCCGCGAGGGTTTGGAACACATCAACAGTTTGGCTTCCCCCCTTGTAGTTTTCGAGTTTTTATAGGAGTTCCCTGCCCGAGTTGTGGTGGGACTACGAGTGTCGCCTACTTTGTGCGCGGTCAATGGATCAGTTCATTGAAATCAAACACAGCTGTGTTTGTACTCGCGTTTCTTGGTTTGGTGTATTTACCGTGGTCGCTGCTCAGCCTGAAAGCAGGACGACTTCTTGGAGTTGTAACTCCTTCCCACTTTGGAGCGACGATTTTAGTCACTTTGAGTGTGATCGCCGTTGTGCAGTGGGGGTGGCGACTATTGAATTGA
- a CDS encoding small basic protein yields MSVDKSLKGGGRLARSRNVLKRAERIEKLKELDRWVDNQSPYGLPKVRILKVATGKKKKKKTDDDD; encoded by the coding sequence ATGAGTGTCGACAAAAGTCTCAAAGGTGGCGGACGCCTCGCTCGTTCTCGAAATGTCCTGAAACGCGCAGAACGTATCGAAAAATTAAAAGAACTTGACCGCTGGGTCGACAACCAAAGCCCCTACGGACTACCTAAAGTCCGTATCCTGAAGGTTGCCACCGGGAAAAAGAAAAAGAAGAAGACAGACGACGACGACTAA
- a CDS encoding alpha/beta fold hydrolase, which produces MPVLFLALCLTSTFLTETCAQETTPGADEDHFSLMPNKIPKLQIDMKTMGGRQFWGDVLFFRGYRIQQNVLTQHYRLLDPEDIRREWGTEQDCAQALQKIIDEKKLSAMSGKAVILIHGIIRSSKSFSKMQVALEKDGYTVIGFDYPSTRMTMAESADFLTKTIASLHGIQQIDLVCHSMGGLLVRTYLREKGKDRDPRIQRLVMMGTPNQGARMANLVENNLAYQWIFGPAGKELKKNEQGVIASLPIPDFEFGIVAGARNTEDGWNPLVPGDDDGTVAVESAKLSGAKDFMTVSSLHSFVTEDSEGIEGVRRFLKTGCFRENGICQPIE; this is translated from the coding sequence ATGCCCGTCCTCTTTTTGGCTCTCTGCCTGACGTCCACATTTCTCACAGAGACATGTGCTCAAGAGACAACACCCGGGGCCGATGAGGATCATTTTTCGCTCATGCCAAACAAGATTCCAAAGCTACAAATCGACATGAAAACCATGGGCGGACGCCAATTTTGGGGGGACGTCCTCTTCTTTCGAGGCTATCGCATTCAGCAAAACGTTCTCACACAACATTACCGATTACTCGACCCGGAAGATATTCGTCGCGAATGGGGAACCGAGCAGGATTGCGCTCAAGCCCTCCAGAAAATCATCGACGAAAAGAAACTTTCTGCGATGTCAGGCAAGGCAGTCATCCTCATTCATGGAATCATTCGCTCTTCCAAATCGTTCTCAAAAATGCAGGTCGCTTTGGAGAAAGATGGCTACACCGTCATCGGTTTTGATTATCCCAGTACTCGCATGACAATGGCAGAATCTGCCGATTTTTTGACGAAAACGATCGCCTCACTTCACGGAATTCAACAGATCGACCTGGTCTGTCACAGCATGGGTGGCCTGCTCGTTCGAACGTATTTGAGGGAGAAAGGAAAAGATCGCGACCCCAGAATTCAACGTCTGGTGATGATGGGGACACCCAATCAGGGTGCCCGGATGGCAAACCTCGTTGAGAACAATCTCGCCTACCAGTGGATCTTCGGGCCAGCCGGAAAAGAACTCAAAAAGAACGAACAAGGTGTGATTGCGTCACTTCCGATTCCAGACTTCGAGTTTGGGATCGTGGCAGGTGCTCGCAACACCGAAGATGGCTGGAATCCATTAGTTCCCGGAGATGACGATGGAACGGTTGCTGTCGAAAGTGCGAAACTCTCTGGAGCCAAAGACTTTATGACAGTTTCATCGCTTCATTCATTTGTCACGGAAGATTCCGAGGGGATCGAGGGTGTACGCCGTTTCCTGAAAACGGGCTGCTTCCGGGAAAACGGGATCTGCCAGCCGATCGAGTAG
- a CDS encoding aminotransferase class V-fold PLP-dependent enzyme: MDTIYLNHAGTSWPKPSVVTEAVAAAMETSPRHWPSLFERAHHSVCRYFGISNPAQLLLTPGCTSAISVAISDFNWEPNDKVLTSSWEHHALSRPLQKLQGDGIELVVVPPDSSSPFDLTFFESSLAAGGVKLVAITAACNVTGQILPMRQIIELAHKYNAFVLVDAAQVVGWLPLNFSELGADLIAFGGHKGLQSPWGIGGLYIADHVPMKCVTASCGLSLGDDEPLLSPRPGYCDVGSVDQFSLAGLEVAIDWLEEKARADRLAIGRECVQRFRDLLSAFANVTLFGADDLSQQLPTVAFSVAGISSATVSNLLKARGIVAASGFQCAPQAHETLGTEESGVVRLSFGIGQPEKEIAVALERTSDVIRSLTES, translated from the coding sequence TTGGATACCATCTATCTGAATCATGCGGGGACAAGCTGGCCGAAGCCGTCAGTCGTGACAGAAGCGGTAGCGGCAGCGATGGAGACTTCGCCGCGTCATTGGCCTTCTCTGTTTGAGCGGGCACATCATTCAGTTTGCCGATATTTTGGTATCTCAAATCCGGCTCAGTTGTTGTTGACGCCCGGTTGTACTTCTGCGATCTCGGTCGCAATTTCCGATTTCAACTGGGAGCCGAACGACAAGGTTCTGACAAGCAGTTGGGAGCATCATGCGCTCTCTCGCCCATTGCAGAAACTGCAGGGCGACGGAATTGAACTCGTTGTCGTCCCTCCAGATTCATCGAGTCCGTTTGACCTCACTTTTTTTGAATCGTCGCTCGCAGCGGGAGGTGTGAAACTCGTTGCGATCACGGCAGCTTGTAACGTGACGGGACAAATCTTGCCTATGCGGCAGATCATCGAACTGGCTCACAAGTACAATGCGTTTGTCCTTGTTGATGCTGCTCAGGTGGTCGGTTGGCTGCCGTTGAACTTTTCGGAGCTCGGGGCAGACCTGATCGCTTTCGGTGGTCACAAGGGATTGCAATCGCCTTGGGGAATCGGAGGGCTCTACATCGCTGATCATGTTCCCATGAAATGTGTGACAGCCAGTTGCGGGTTGTCGTTAGGGGACGACGAACCTCTTCTCAGCCCGCGACCCGGGTACTGTGACGTCGGCTCGGTCGATCAGTTTTCATTGGCAGGTTTGGAAGTCGCGATTGACTGGTTAGAAGAGAAGGCTCGAGCAGATCGCCTCGCAATTGGAAGAGAATGCGTGCAACGTTTTCGTGATCTCCTCTCGGCTTTCGCAAACGTGACATTGTTCGGTGCTGACGATCTTTCTCAGCAACTTCCCACAGTGGCGTTTTCAGTTGCAGGGATTTCAAGTGCCACGGTTTCAAATCTTCTGAAAGCTCGCGGAATTGTCGCTGCCTCTGGGTTTCAATGTGCTCCGCAGGCGCATGAAACATTGGGGACAGAGGAGTCCGGAGTTGTTCGCCTGAGCTTTGGAATCGGGCAGCCCGAAAAAGAGATTGCGGTGGCTCTTGAACGAACTTCAGATGTCATTCGGTCGCTCACCGAATCCTGA